The genomic interval TGACTGGGTATGCGGGCGGGCCGCGCTGCGGGCATGGGGGCGATCACCGGCATGCCACCGGGCGCCCCGGGCCTGCGGGGCCGGAGGACAGCCGCGCCGCTCGGCGCGGCAGGGAAGTCGAGTACCTGAGCCACGACAGTTGGACACGCTCACCCCGGTGAGGGTTGTACGCGACCGTCCATCTTCTCTCAGGCAGCACAACTGACCGTGCGTCAAACGCGCTCATGCCCTACCCGCTCTTCCCCTGTGTCCTGAATGGCCGAGGCGTCCCCACGCCTCGCAAGCATCCCCGCACCCCTGAAAGGGCGTTCGCAAAGACGCTCCCCGCCCTTCGCACGGTTGCGGAGAGCGGGGAGGAAAATCTTCGGACGTCCTGGCGCCGGGATCAAGTGGTACGGACCATTAGTCGCACCACATGTCGCACACAGATCCTACAAAGGGTTCCGGCCATGGCCAGGACTTTTCCGGTACGCACAACTGCGTACGGCAGATCTGCCGTCGGCCGGACGTCACCCGAACTCGGCCGCGACGAGCTCCGCGATCTGCGCGGTGTTGAGCGCGGCACCCTTGCGCAGGTTGTCCCCGCACACGAAGAGTTCGAGGGCGGTGGGGTCGTCGAGGGCCCGCCGGACCCGCCCCACCCAGGTGGGATCGGTGCCGACGACGTCGGCGGGGGTGGGGAACTCGCCGGCGGCCGGATCGTCGAAGAGGACGACCCCGGGGGCGGTCGCGATGATCTCGCGCGCCTTGCGGACGGTGACCTCGCCCTCGAAGCGGGCGTGGACGGTGAGGGAGTGCACGGTGACCACCGGGACCCGCACACAGGTAACGGCGACCGGCAGCGTGGGCAGGCCCAGGATCTTGCGGGACTCGTCCCGCACCTTCATCTCCTCCGAGGACCACCCGTCCTCGCGCAGGGAACCGGCCCACGGTACGACGTTCAGCGCGACCGGCTCCGGGAACGGCCCGGTGTTGTCGCCGACGGCCCGCCGCACGTCACCGGGGTGCGTGCCGAGCTCGGTGCCCGCGACCAGGGACAGCTGCTGGCGCAGGGTCTCCACGCCAGCCCGGCCCGCGCCGCTCACCGCCTGGTACGAGGACACCACCAGCTCCCGCAGCCCGAACTCGGCGTGCAGCGCGCCCAGGGCCACGATCATGGAGAGGGTCGTGCAGTTGGGGTTGGCGATGATCCCGCGCGGCCGCTTGCGGGCCATGTGCGCGTTGACCTCGGGCACCACGAGCGGCACCTCCGGGTCCATCCGGAAGGCGCCGGAGTTGTCCACGACGACGGCACCGCGTGCGGCGGCGACCGGCGCCCAGTGCGCGGCCACCTCGTCGGGTACGTCGAACATGGCGACGTCGACCCCGTCGAAGGCCTCCTCCGACAGGGCGACCACCTCGACCTGCTCCCCGCGCACGGCCAGCTTGCGGCCGGCCGAGCGCGGGGAGGCGATCAGTCGGATCTCGCCCCAGATGTCCGCGTGCTGGGACAGGATCTGGAGCATGACCGTGCCGACGGCCCCGGTCGCGCCTACGACCGCGAGCGTCGGACGTACGGTCATCGGCCGGTGCCTCCGTAGACCACGGCCTCGTCGCTGTCGGAGTCGAGCCCGAAGGCGCTGTGCACGGCGCGGACGGCTTCGTTGACGTCGTCGGCGCGGGTGACGACCGAGATGCGGATCTCGGAGGTCGAGATCAGCTCGATGTTCACGCCGGCGTCAGACAGGGCGGTGAAGAAGTCGGCCGTGACGCCCGGGTTGGTCTTCATACCCGCGCCGACGAGGGAGATCTTGCCGATCTGGTCGTCGTAGCGCAGCGAGTCGAAGCCGATGCCGGACTTGTTCTTCTCCAGGGCGTCGATGGCCTTGCGGCCCTCGGCCTTGGGGAGCGTGAAGGAGATGTCCGTCAGCCCGGTGGAGGCGGCGGAGACGTTCTGCACGATCATGTCGATGTTGATCTCGGCGTCCGCGATCGTGCGGAAGATCACCGCGGCCTCACCCGGCTTGTCCGGCACGCCGACGACCGTGACCTTGGCCTCGGAGGTGTCGTGCGCGACACCGGAGATGATGGCCTGCTCCACCTGCTTGTCCCCTTGCTCGATCGGCTCACTGCTCACCCACGTGCCCTGCAGCCCGCTGAAGGACGACCGGACGTGGATCGGGATGTTGTAGCGACGGGCGTACTCCACACAGCGGTGGAGCAGCACCTTCGAGCCCGAGGCGGCGAGCTCCAGCATGTCCTCGAAGGAGATCCAGTCGATCTTCTTCGCCTTCTTGACCACCCGCGGGTCGGCGGTGAACACGCCGTCGACGTCGGTGTAGATCTCGCACACCTCGGCGTCGAGGGCGGCCGCGAGCGCCACGGCGGTGGTGTCGGAGCCACCGCGCCCGAGCGTGGTGATGTCCTTCTTGTCCTGGCTGACGCCCTGGAAGCCGGCGACGATGGCGATGTTGCCCTCGTCGAGGGCCGTACGGATACGGCCCGGCGTGACGTCGATGATCCGGGCTTTGTTGTGGACCGAGTCGGTGATGACGCCGGCCTGGCTGCCGGTGAAGGACTGGGCCTCGTGGCCCAGGTTTTTGATCGCCATGGCCAGCAGCGCCATGGAGATACGCTCCCCGGCGGTCAGCAGCATGTCGAACTCCCGCCCGGCAGGCATGGGAGATACCTGCTCGGCGAGATCGATCAGCTCGTCCGTCGTGTCGCCCATCGCGGAAACGACGACGACCACCTGGTGGCCGTTCTTCTTCGCTTCGACGATCCGCTTGGCGACGCGCTTGATGCCCTCGGCATCGGCTACGGAGGAGCCTCCGTACTTCTGCACGACAAGGCCCACGTGCGCTCCTCGCTCAGTCCGTGTGTGTCGGCTCAGTTTAACGAGCGCCCGAAATCCACCCCCGCGGTATCGCATCGTGAGATTCGGACGCCCAGGTCAGCGCATGCCCATTCGCGGACCTCGGGAAAAGTGCACCGTGTCACATGACGATGTGAGACCCAGGTGACAGCTGTGAATTAAGTTTCAAGGATTAGGGTGCCGCTGTGCGCGTACTCCTGGTGGAAGACGATGAGCCGGTCGCCCAGTCCCTGAGACGGGGTCTGATCCGGTACGGGTTCGAGGTCGAGTGGGTCTCCACCGGCGCGGCCGCCCTCGGCCACGAGGGCCCCTACGACGTCGTCCTCCTCGATCTCGGGCTGCCCGACACCGACGGCCTCGACGTGTGCAGGGCGCTGCGCGAGCGCGGTGACGTGCCGATCATCGTGATCAGCGCGCGCAGCGACGAGACGGACCGGGTGGTCGGCCTGGAGCTCGGCGCCGACGACTACGTGACCAAGCCGTTCGGGGTCCGGGAGGTCATCGCGCGGATACGGGCCGTGATGCGACGCGCGCAGCCCCGTACCGAGGTCGCCGCGGCGGGTCCCGACACCTACGGCTCCCGTCTGAGCATCGACCGCAAGGCCGCCCGGGTCCGTCTCGACGGCGAGGAGGTGCCCCTGGCACCCAAGGAGTACGACCTGCTGGCCTTCCTCACCGAGGAGCCGGGCGCGCTGATGTCGCGCGAGCAGATCATGGAGGCGGTCTGGGACGCGAACTGGTTCGGGCCGACCAAGACACTGGACGTGCACGTGGCGGCGCTGCGGCGCAAGCTCGCCGGGGCGGTCGTCATCGAGGCCGTCCGGGGTGTGGGCTTCCGGCTGGAGATCGTCAAGGACACCGGGGCCTCATGAACCGGCAGCTCATCCGGAGTTACATCCTGCTGGTCGCGGTGGCCATCTTCCTGTTCACCGTCCCGGTCGCCTTCACGCTGACCGAGCAGCTGCGGGACGACACCCGGCAGTCGGTCCTGCGCGAGGCGAACACCATGGCGCTGCTGCTGAGCAACGGCACCAGCACCTCGTGCGAGGCCCTGACCGAGGTGGCCACGGCGTACGGCGACGTCCAGGCGACCCCGACCGCCGACTGTGACCCGAAGCTGCCGAAGCCCGTCGCGGACGCGGCGCTGACCCGGGCCGTGCAGAAGAACAGGGCCACGACGGACTGGGGTTCGGACTTCGTCTGGGGCAAGCACCTGACCGTCACCGTCCCCGCGAAGGGGCACGCGGCCGTACGGATCGTCTACTCGACCTCGGACATGACCACACGGCTCTGGCAGATCTGGGGCTTCCGGGCCGGACTCGCCGTGCTCGTCCTGGGAGCGGCCGCCGCGATCGGCGCGTTCGCCGCCCGCAGGATCACCGCCCCCCTGCGCGAACTCAACTTCATGGCCAGCAAGTTCAGCGACGGCGACCTGACCGCGCGCTCCCCGGTGACGGGCCCGCCGGAGACGCAGACGCTGGCCCGCACCCTGAACCAGGGCGCGGAACGTCTGGACACACTGGTGGCCTCGCAGCGCATCTTCGTGGCGGACGCCTCGCACCAGCTCCGCACCCCGCTGACCGCGTTGCGCCTGTCGCTGGACAACATCGCGGACGGGGTGGACGACGAGTTCGTCCGGGAGGACGTGGAGCAGGCGACGGCGGAGGTGGTTCGCATGAGCCGCCTGGTCAACGGCCTTCTCGTGCTCGCGCGGGCCGAGGCGAAGGTGACGGCCGCGGAGCCGTTGCCGCTCCGG from Streptomyces sp. CC0208 carries:
- a CDS encoding aspartate kinase, producing the protein MGLVVQKYGGSSVADAEGIKRVAKRIVEAKKNGHQVVVVVSAMGDTTDELIDLAEQVSPMPAGREFDMLLTAGERISMALLAMAIKNLGHEAQSFTGSQAGVITDSVHNKARIIDVTPGRIRTALDEGNIAIVAGFQGVSQDKKDITTLGRGGSDTTAVALAAALDAEVCEIYTDVDGVFTADPRVVKKAKKIDWISFEDMLELAASGSKVLLHRCVEYARRYNIPIHVRSSFSGLQGTWVSSEPIEQGDKQVEQAIISGVAHDTSEAKVTVVGVPDKPGEAAVIFRTIADAEINIDMIVQNVSAASTGLTDISFTLPKAEGRKAIDALEKNKSGIGFDSLRYDDQIGKISLVGAGMKTNPGVTADFFTALSDAGVNIELISTSEIRISVVTRADDVNEAVRAVHSAFGLDSDSDEAVVYGGTGR
- a CDS encoding aspartate-semialdehyde dehydrogenase → MTVRPTLAVVGATGAVGTVMLQILSQHADIWGEIRLIASPRSAGRKLAVRGEQVEVVALSEEAFDGVDVAMFDVPDEVAAHWAPVAAARGAVVVDNSGAFRMDPEVPLVVPEVNAHMARKRPRGIIANPNCTTLSMIVALGALHAEFGLRELVVSSYQAVSGAGRAGVETLRQQLSLVAGTELGTHPGDVRRAVGDNTGPFPEPVALNVVPWAGSLREDGWSSEEMKVRDESRKILGLPTLPVAVTCVRVPVVTVHSLTVHARFEGEVTVRKAREIIATAPGVVLFDDPAAGEFPTPADVVGTDPTWVGRVRRALDDPTALELFVCGDNLRKGAALNTAQIAELVAAEFG
- a CDS encoding response regulator transcription factor gives rise to the protein MRVLLVEDDEPVAQSLRRGLIRYGFEVEWVSTGAAALGHEGPYDVVLLDLGLPDTDGLDVCRALRERGDVPIIVISARSDETDRVVGLELGADDYVTKPFGVREVIARIRAVMRRAQPRTEVAAAGPDTYGSRLSIDRKAARVRLDGEEVPLAPKEYDLLAFLTEEPGALMSREQIMEAVWDANWFGPTKTLDVHVAALRRKLAGAVVIEAVRGVGFRLEIVKDTGAS
- a CDS encoding HAMP domain-containing sensor histidine kinase; translation: MNRQLIRSYILLVAVAIFLFTVPVAFTLTEQLRDDTRQSVLREANTMALLLSNGTSTSCEALTEVATAYGDVQATPTADCDPKLPKPVADAALTRAVQKNRATTDWGSDFVWGKHLTVTVPAKGHAAVRIVYSTSDMTTRLWQIWGFRAGLAVLVLGAAAAIGAFAARRITAPLRELNFMASKFSDGDLTARSPVTGPPETQTLARTLNQGAERLDTLVASQRIFVADASHQLRTPLTALRLSLDNIADGVDDEFVREDVEQATAEVVRMSRLVNGLLVLARAEAKVTAAEPLPLREIVEERLTVWRPAADERGVTIALRGSGVDDRPSVLASPGHLDQVLDNVLSNALEVSPDGGRITVEIEPRADTVVLSVRDEGPGMSDADKSRAFDRFWRGQGLTGRSGSGLGLAVVKQLVTDDGGAVTLADAPGSGLKVEISLRASPRSGG